DNA from Brevibacterium sp. 'Marine':
GTTCGACACGATCGGATGGCTCGCCCCGATCCTGCTCATCCTCGCCCGACTCGGACAGGGCTTCTCCGCCGGCGGCGAATCCGTGGGCGGACCCTCCTTCGTCTACGAACACGCCCCGGTGGCCAAGCGCGGTCTGTGGATCAACATCACTTTGGCCGCGACTGCTCTGCCCTCGGTGTTCGCCGGCGGTCTCATCCTGGTGCTGTCGACGGTGATGAGCGATGCGTCCTTCGATTCCTGGGGTTGGCGAGTGCCGTTCCTGCTGGCCCTGCCGCTGTCGGCCGTCGGTCTGTGGATCCGGTCGAAGACCGACGAATCCGAGCTGTTCAAGCAGACTGCTGCGGAACGTCCCAAGGAGTTCAGCCCGATCCGCGAATCCTTCCGCGAGAACTGGGTCGGCATGCTCCAGGTCTTCTTCGTCCTCGGCGTCACCGCACTCGGCTTCTACATGCTCTCGGCCTACTTCGTCACCTACATCCAGACCACGGGAGACCTCAGCCGTGAGCAGTCGCTGCTGATCAATGCGATCGCCATGGCCAGCTACACGATCTTCCTGCCCATCGCGGGCCACCTCGGTGATCGGTTCGGTCGGCGCCCCATGCTCATCGCGGGCACGATTCTGCTGGCGGTCACCTCGGTGCCGGCGTTCGGCCTTGTGACTAGCGGACACATGGGGCTGGCCTTCCTCGGGCAGACCATCTTCGTCCTCGCGCTCTGCTGCTACGGCGGCGGCTGCTACACCTTCTTCTGCGAGCGATTCTCGACGAAGACGCGGTTCACCTCGGCGGCCATCAGCTACAACATCTCGTACGCAGTGCTCGGCGGCACCGCGCCGTTCGTCGGCACCTGGCTCGTCGACATCACCGGCGTCAACACCGCTCCCGGCTACTACATGGCCGCAGTCGCCGCCCTGTGCCTCGTCCTCATCTTCGTCACGCGTCTGCCCGAGACCCGTGGACGGCTGGGGTGAGCACTGGTGAGCCTGCATTGACATCGAGTTTCGTCCACTTTCACATCACATTTTGTACAGATCATCGAGATGAAAAGCGATGAACTGAACGAAAAGCGATGTGCGAGCCCCAACCGACCCCCCCCCACCCGCGCCCCACCAGAGCCCCACCCGCGCCCCAGACCCATGCAAACCACTACCCACCCTCATGAGAGAAGCGATCAGCAATGAACCATCAGGCAGCCCCGTCCTCCGACGCAGCCTTCCTCGCCGACTTCCACTTCGTCGCCACCATCGGTGCCACCGACAACAACGGCGTCGACCGGCAGGCGCTGACGCCGGAGGACAAGCAGACGCGTGACTGGATGCGCGGCTGGGCGACGGACAACGGCTTCGACGTGCGCGTCGACGCGATCGGGAACATGTTCGCGTGCCTCGATTTCGTCCCCGAAGCCCCGTACGTCCTCATCGGCTCCCACCTCGACTCGCAGCCGCTCGGGGGGCGCTTCGACGGAGCCTACGGAGTCATCGCCGCCCTCTTCGCGGCCCTGCGGGTGAAAGAGGAGCTCGCCGAATCTGGTCTGAAACCCACGTTCAATCTCGCCGTCGTCAACTGGTTCAACGAGGAGGGCGGTCGCTTCGCCCCGTCGATCATGGGCAGCTCCGTCTACGCCGGGCTCTTCGACCTCGACGAGATGCTCGCCGTCACCGATCTCAAAGGCACCACCGTCGCCGAGGCGCTGGGCGCCATCGGCTATGCCGGCACCGACCCCCCGCCGGAGGCGATCACCTACGCCGAGATCCACATCGAACAGGGCCGCATCCTCGAACGCGAAGCCACGGACATCGGCGTCGTCGAGGCCAGCTGGTACACACAGAAACTCGACATCGACGTCCTCGGCGAACAGTCGCACACGGGAGCAACCGCGATGGCCGACCGGCACGATGCGCTCGTCGCAGCCGCGAAGGTCGTCCTCGCGGTCGCCGAGGTGGTCGATGAGTTCGAGGAAGAAGCGCTCGTTTCCTCGGTCGGCCAGCACGTCGTCGAACCGAACTCGCCGATCGTCGTTCCCCGCCGCGTCCATATGGTCGCCGACCTCCGCTCCTCCGCTCCCGCCATCGTCCAAGCCGCCCGCGACTCGCTCAAGACCCAGATCGCCAAGATCGCCCGCGCCCACGACATCACGATCAACGTCCGCGACTTCGACATCCGCGACAAACGCCAATTCCCGACCGAGGGCGTCGAACTCGCCGAGAAAGCCGTCGCCAACGAGGGCTTGAGCATCCGCCGGCTGGAAACCATGGCCGGTCACGATTCCGTGGCGATGAATCACCGCGTGCCCGCCGTGATGATGTTCGTGCCCAGCGTCGACGGCGTCTCCCACTGCGAACGCGAATTCACCACCGACGACGACATGCTCCGCGGAGTCCGCGTCCTCACCTCGGTGGCCGGCGAACTCGTCCGTGGTGAACTCGCCGACGTCCGTGACGGTGCCGTGTGGGTCGGTTCCTCCGTCGCCGAGGCGCGCGCATGAGCACCGATATTCAGCGCATCCGCTACGGTGAGAGCAGCGACCTCCTGCGAACTCACATCGAGGTGACCCCATGACCGCCAATGCAACCGGTCCAGCCACAGCGCCCGACCCCACTCAACCCTGGACTCTGTCCGCCACCGAGGCGCTCGCTGCTTTCCGGACCAAGGAGCTGTCCCCGGTCGACTACCTGAGCTCGCTCATCGGTCGGATCACCTCTGACGATGAGCGCATCAATGCGGTCACCGAAGTCGTCGAGGAGGCGGTCACCTCGGCGCGGGAGGCCGAGACGTTCTATGCGAACGCCACCGATGATGACCTCGCCGAGGCGGCCGCCTCCCGTCCGCTGCTCGGGCTTCCCGTGATCGCCAAGGAGAAACACGCGATCGCCGGCCGCGGCCTCACCCAAGGGCTGCTCCACGAACGCGACACCATCGCCGACAACGATGCCGCGATCATCGCCCGCATCCGCGCCGCCGGGGGATTCGTCCACGCCCGTGCGACCTCGCCGGAGTTCAGCTGCGCGACGATCACGCACTCGCCGATGTGGGGCGTGACCCGCAACCCGTGGAACCTCGACCTCTCACCCGGCGGGTCCTCCGGCGGGTCCGGTGCCGCGCTCGCCGCCGGGTTTGCGCCCCTGGCCACCGCCTCCGACATCGCCGGTTCGACGAGGCTGCCCGCCGCGTTCACCGGCACCGTCGGGTACAAAGCCCCGTACGGCCGGATCCCCGGCGCCCAGCCGCTGGCCGCCGACTGGTATCGCGGGGATGGGCCGATGGCGCGCACCGTCGCCGACGCCGCCCTGCTCGCCAAGGTCATGGTCGGCGTCGATCCGAGCGATCACGCGACGATCGCCTCGCCCGGGTTCCTCGATGACTTCGACCCCGCCGAGGCGGCCGACCGACTCCGCGGACGCAAGGTCGCGCTGTGCGTGCGATTGGGGGACTTCCCCGTCGGGAAGGACATCGAAGCGAACACCCGCGCGGTCGCCTCGGCGCTGGAATCGGCAGGGGCGGACGTCGAGGAGATCGCACTGCCGTGGACGGCCGAGCGGATCTTCGAGACCGCGTTCACGCATTTCGGGAACCTGCTCGCGCCCGCCATGCGCCAGGCCACCCGCGGCCATGAACACACCCTGGCTGAGTACACGGTGCGGTTCATGGACGATGCGGAAGCTGTCGCCGCACGCCGCTCCTTCTATGACGGACTCGCCATGGAAGCGCAGATCCAGGCGGAGCTGGCCTCTGCGATGGACGGGTTCGATGTGCTCGTGGCGCCCACCTCGGCGGTGGCGGGACTGGATGCCGATGCGAGCTATCTCGACGGGATCTGGGTCGGTGCCGACGGCGTCGGTCGCGAAGGTGGCGGCATCGGTCGCGAAGGCGGAGTCGGACAGGCAGATGGAACACGCAGTGCGGGAGTCGGGGGAGACACCGACGGCGTGCGTCTCGACCACTACTGGCAGGCGCATATGACGATGCCGTTCAATATCTGCAACCGTGTGCCGATCGTCAATGTGCCTTCCGGCATGGCCGACTGCGGCATCCCCACAGGAGTCCAGGTCATCGCTCACCCCTACGACGACACCCGCGCCTTCGACGTCGCCGCCGCGATCGAGCAGCTGCGGCCGTGGACCGGGCTGGCGCCGACGGTGCAGCTGGGCTCATCCGATCGATGAGCACACCCTCGCCGAGGTGGGGCGTGCCTCGGCGAGGGTGGGCCCCCCTGGGAGGTCATGGGGGTCATCGACCTGGCCGGCCGCCCCGGCAGTGATCGCGAGCTGCTCGCCTTCGCCGCTCGGTTAGGCTGAATTCGAACAGCAGACGCGTCGAACGAACCGGAGTCGGGCCGATGAGACCCACGCACAGTCAGATGATCACGCTCTCCGACGATATGCGTGCGAACATCGCAGGGGTGCCGGCGCTCGTCGTCAGCCTGGTCGTCGTGTTCGGCCTCGATTTCTCCCCGCTGGGCTCGGGCGCCTGGGCGAAGGGATCGGCGGCTGTGTCGCCGGCTCTGACCGGCGAGTTCATCACGGTCTTCCTCGTCTTCTGGCCCCTGTTCGCCCTCACCTACCTGATGTGGACGCATGTGGGGCTGAACGACCTCGACGAGACCGAGCTCATCGTCCATGCCCGCTGGACACTGGCCAACCGTCGCCGCTGGTGGTCGAGGTGGTTCGGGATGGGAGGGGCGGTCTCCTGGGCGACGATGGCGGCCTATGTGGCGTTCATCTTCAACATCTTCCTCGTCACCTCGGGCGCCGAGGACAGTCCCGTCATCTCCGCAGTGCTCGGTCTCGCGAATGTCATCGCCTCATGGGCGGTGCTCGTATATTCGTTCGCGCTCGAGTTCATGCGCCTCGACCTCAGCGGCGGCGGCAGTCCCGACGCGCGCCAGCTCGAATTCGACATGGACGCCCCGCGCGAGTTCGGCGACTACCTCACCTTCTCCGTGCTGTCATCGACAATGACCGCCGCGCTGCCCGGCCGGGCGGTGTCGCGAATGGCGTGGCGGACGGTGCGCGCCAATGTCATCGTCGCCTTCGCCTTCAACTCCGTCGTCGTCGCGACCCTCGTGTCGATGATCCTCTCCTACGTCATGTGACCGTGCGCAGGCACAGCCCAACGGTGTGAATATCGCCGAGGCGGCCCTCCCCTTTCGGGAGGGCCGCCTCGTGTGCATGGGCTCCCCAACGGTGTGGGCCGCCTCGGTGAAGGTGGGAGGTCACAGCCTCCAGCAGCTGTCGAGCGGAGCCTTGCCCGCGAAGGTGCGGGTGGTGAAGATCTCGATGCGTGGCAGCGCGGCGATGTAGCCGCCGACGTGAGTGGGGGCGAGGTTGTCCTCGAACGCTACCTTGTGACCGGCTCTGCACCAGGTCGAGGCGAGTTCCTTGCCCTGATCGAACGAGATGACGTCGTCGAGGCGGCTGTGGTTGACCAGCAGCGGTACATTCGGCACCTCGGCCTGTCCCAAACGCTGACGGTCGACGATGTCCGTGAAATTCTCGTCGATGATGTCGGTGAATGACTCGCCGTTCTTCGTCAGCGACTCCCCATCCGTGAAGGCGGTCGAGAGCAGGGCCTCGACGGTGCACTTGTCCGCTGTTTCGGCCACCATCTTCTGTCCCTTCTCGTTGAGGAACTCGCTTGTGTCGATGCCGGCCTGCTCGGCGAACCCGACGACACCGTAGAGCGCGAATGCCGTGTAGACGCTCGAGAGCCCGGACACGGTCGTGTGCAGATCGACCGGCACCGCGCCGGCCGAAGCGGAGGCGATGTTGAGCTCGGGCGCCCACTCCTTCTGGAGCTCCAGGGCCGCCGTCGTGGCGTGACCGCCCTGCGAGTAGCCGCGCAGCTGGAGCTTGGTGTCCTCATCGATCTCGCTGCCGTCGACCTGCTGGACGGCGCGTGCCGCGTCGAGGACCGAACGCCCCTCTTCGACGCGGTCGACGAAGTGGTGGGTGCCTTCGGTGCCGAGGCCCATGTAGTCGACGACGACAACGGGATGCTTCGCGGCCAGCGCCGATGCGACCGAGATGCCTTCGTATTCGGTACCCATGCCCATCTGACGGCTGGGAGCGCACTTGTCGGCGATGCCCTGAGTCCCCGGTGAGATGACGACAGCATCGTCGGCGTGACCGCTCGCGCCGTTCGGCGTGAGCAGGGTGGCGGTCGCGGCTCGGGCCTGGCCTTTCTCATCGGTGGTCTTGTACATGAAGACCGTCGACTTCGCGTCATGCTTGATGAGCTTCACCGGGTCGAGGTAGAAATCGGAGTCGGCCTGCTTGAGCACCGTGCCGTCCGCGCTCGGCAGCGAGTCCGGGGTCCGATAGAAGTCCCCGGGGACTCCTGACGCCGGCAGGTCCTCCTGCGCGGCGGCGTATTCGACATCGGCGGGAGTGAGTTCGTCGGTCTTCTCTACGGCCTTCTGCGCCTCTTCGACGCTGATGTCCTCGGGGACGCTGTCGCGATCGAGCGTGCTCGGATCCTCCGCGGCACGGTCGTCGAGGAACTCTTCGGCTTCGTCTTCGGTCTGCGGAACGAGCTCGGCGGCCTGGGCCGGAGCGGTCGTCGTGCACAGGGTGAGTGCGAGGCCGACGATCGCTGCGGCGCTCAGCGCCCGCAGGCGACGATGCGGTCGTGTGGAGGATGTGGTCGGCAGTGCTGTGGTTGGCGTGCTCATAGGCGGTGGTCCTGTTCTGCCTGGTCTCTCGGCATTGAGAAGGTGCGGGACAGTGGTGTCGATGCAGACCACGATGGTGTGCATCGTGACGGTGAGAGCAGTGTGGCGACGGGGTGCGGTCGGCCAGGGTGTTCACCGTCGGACGCCCTGATTGTGACGGGCACCACACACATTACTTGATAGTAGGACTGAGCGGTAGTTAAGTGACGAATATGGTCTGTCGCCAGGTCAGGTGAGGTCAGGTCAGGCGAGGTGCGAGCGGGCGACTTCGACGATGACGAGGAGCGCGCCGACGATCGAAGCGCCGACTGCGAGGCGGTAGAGGAGTCGACGGTCGGCGCGTCGGATGACGAAGTTCGACAGCCACAGACCGATGAGCATGAACGGCAGCAGAACCGCCGCCGCGATGAGGTGCCTGGTGCCGACTTCCCCGCCGATGGTCAGCCCCGTCAGGGACAGGACGCTGCCGAGAGTGAAGTAGGCGCTCATCGTCGAGCGCATCGATGACGGGTCGAGCGAGCGCATGATGACACTGATCGGCGGTCCGCCGATGCTCGTGGCCGTGCCGAAGATCCCCGAGATCGACGAGGCGATGAACATATTGCGATGCGAGGCCGCCGGTGACCAGCCGACCAAGCTGAAGGCGGCACCGGCGAGGACGGTGACCGCGAGCATCAGTGACAGTCCGGAATCCGGCAGCAGCACCACGGCTGCGGTGCCGATCGCGATGCCGGGAAGCCGTCCGAGGGCACCCCAGCCGACGAGCTTCCAATCCACGTCTTGACGCTCACGGGCAAACGCGGTGAAAGAGGTGAGGGTGGCCAGCAGCAGAAGCGCCGATGGCAGCAGGTCGGGGCGCAGAAGCGCGAGCACCGGTGCGGTGATCATGCCGAGGCCGAATCCGATGGAGCCCTGCAGGCAGGCTGAGCCCAGCACCACGATCCCGATGATCAGGTACTGGATGATCTCCATCGGTTCCTCATTCCTCCACCCCGGCCCATTGGACCATGCGGCGCAGATTGCGCGTTCTGAGCAGCCATTCTATGCGCAGAACGCACAGATTGGCATCTTTTTCGTCGAACCTCTTGCGCACAATACGCATACATGGGCTAGTCTTTACGAAGATTGCGCACGGTGATGACGCGGACCAATCCTTGCATCATTCATCGGTCAATCGTTCAGATGTCCATCTACACATGGGAGTGCAGCCATGGCCGCCGATGTCCATAGCGTGAAACGCAGCTCTGTCAATTCGATGCCCGCGCAGAATCCGCTGCCGCGCGGCCTCGGTCTCGTCACCTCGGTCGGGCCCGGTCTCGTGCTGGCCATGTCGTTCCTGGGCACCGGCGACCTCGTCAGCTCCTCCGTCTCCGGTGCCTCCTACGGGTACGCGCTGCTGTGGACGCTCATCCTCTCTCTCATCGCCCGCACCTTCATCATCTCGTCCATCGCGAAGTACACGCTGATGAACAAGCACGGCGACACGCAGATCCTGGACGGCTTCGCCCGCCTCTCGCCGGTCCTTCCCGGAATCATGGGTGCCGTCGTGCTCATCGCCGGATTCATCACCCAGGCCACCTTCCTCCTGGCCGCGGCCGTCGGACTCCACGAGCTCACCGGTGGTCAGTGGGGTGGAGCCTGGGGCCGGTTCTTCTGCGCGATCTTCATCGTCGCGCTCACTCTGTCGCTGGTCATGCTGCGCAAACAGTTCGTCGTCCTCGAGTACTTCGCACGTTTCGCCTCGGTCGCGATGATCATCGCCTTCATCTATGCGCTCATCAAGATCGGCACCTTCGACATCGCCGGCTTCGTGCAGGGAATGGCCTTCGAGATCCCGCAGGAGCAGAACACCTCGGCATTCGCCCCCATCGTCATCGCCTCCGCCACGATCGGCACGATCGCCGGCAACATGCCCAATCTCCTCTACTCCGGGTTCATGCGTGACAAGGGCTGGGTCGGGCCGAAGTATCGGAAGATCCAACAGTTCGACCTCATCGCCGGTATGGCCCCGCTGCTCATCATCAACCTCCTGTTCTGGATCGTCGCGGCCGAGTTCAGCGCCGCCAACCCAGGCTTCTCCATCGGCGACGAGTTCGACCTCTCCCATATGCTCTCGGTTGCGGTCGGTCCGGTCGGTCCGTATCTGCTGTGGATGTGCATCTTCTTCGCTGCGATGACGAGTTTCCCGCCGCAGTCGCGCGGCTTCGCTCAGCTGGCCATCAACGGCATCAACCACACCGTGCCGTCGATGCGGAAGTTCCTCGGCCGCGACGAGGAGAATCCCGCCTTCCGGTGGATCCAGGCGATCGTCTTCATCATCCTGCCCCTGGCCTCGACGATCCCCGGCGCCCCGGATCTCATCTCGCTCAACATCGTCGGCACCGCGATCTCGACCGTACTCAGCCTCCCGATCATCGTCGTCTGCATCCTGCTGCTGACCTCGCGGAAGAAGCACATGCATGCCTACGCCGTCAATCGGAAATGGCAGACCGGACTGCTGCTTCTCCTCGGTATCATCGCCATCGTCGTCGGCGTCCAGATCGCCATGCAGATCCCCGCGATGTTCGCCACCGCGTTCGGATGATCGGGTCGAATCGCCGCCGGCGAGGACTCCCTCGCCGAGGCGGCCCACCCGACCGACGAGCATGGCCGTTCCGCGGAGGATTCCCTCGCCGAGGCGGCCGGGCCCTGCGTTGCGGCCGGGCCCTGCGTTGTCCGATGATCGTTGCCAAGACTTGGAGGAGAAACCCATGAATCTGCTGTCCCAGCCCTCGCTCGACCGCGTGCCGGCGCCGCCGGCGGACGGACGACTCCGCTTCTTCGAGGACGACGGCTGTGCCGCGGCCGTCATCCCCACCGACCGTCGTTCGAACCACGCTCCGTCGATCCTTGCGCTTCGGGACGGCAGCCTGCTGGCCGCCTGGTTCGGCGGCAGCGACGAGGGCAATGGGGACATCGACATCCTGGTGTCCCGCTTCGACGCGGACACGGGGGAGTGGACCGCCTCGGCGAGCGTCACCCATGATGAGATCCGGTCCGATCAGAACCCGGGGCTCTTCGCCGCCCCGGATGGAACGATCTGGCTCGTCTACACCTCCCAGCTGTCCCGCCAGTCAGGAGTGCCGGAGACGTTCAACCTCCAGCACACCTCCGTGGTCAAGGTGATCCGCTCGGCAGACGACGGAGTGAGCTGGAGCGAACCGGAGACGCTCTTCGACCATGAGGGGACGTTCTGCCGCCAGCCGATCCAGATCCTCCACAATGGGACGTGGGCGCACACTCAGTGGCTGTGCTTCGACGACGATTCGAAGAACGGCTCCGACCAACCGGTCGTTCAGCTCTCCGCGGACCAAGGCGCCTCCTGGCGTCAGGTCGAGTTCCCCGAGGCTGCCGGTCGAGTCCACCCGAACATCGTCGAGCTCGAACCGGGACACCTCGTCAGCCTGTTCCGTTCTCGCTTCGCCGACTGGGTCTACCTCAGCCGCTCCGAGGACGGGGGCGAGACCTGGTCGGCGCCCGAGGCCACCGAGGTGCCGAACAACAATGCCGGTCTCAGTGCCTTCCGGCTGCCCTCGGGCAGGCTCGCACTCGTCTCGAACGAGCACCAGGTGGCCACGGAACCCGGCGAAGTGGTCTGGCCGTATGAGCGGATGCGGATCGTCATCGCCGTCTCGGACGACGAGGGCCGCACGTGGCCCGTGCGTCGAGTCATCGAGCCCGGTGACGGGTTCTCCGGCGAGGGGAATCTGCGCAGCAACCGCCGTCAGGAGTACCCGCACGGCATCGTCGACGCCGACGGACTCATCCACGTCGTCTACGCCTACAGCTCACGACGGGCCATCCGTCACGTCGTCTTCGCGGAGGACTGGATCTCCGGCGTCGAAGACCAGGTCCACACCGACTGCAAGCTCTGGGGCTGAACCGCCGGAACCGTCAGCTGTGCACGGCGCTGCCCATCTGGTCGACGCGAACCACGGTGATGCCGCGGTCTTCGAACAGTTTGATCTGCGCGGGATCGGCCGAATCGTCGGTGACGAGCGTCCAACCGGTGCCGAGGTCGGCCCACGCGTGGAAGGGGCGCTGGCCGAGCTTCTCGGCATGGGCGACGACGAAGACGTGGGTGGCTCGGCGGCTCATCAGCTCCTTGAGTCGCACCTGTTCGGGCAGGGCCTCGCACACCCCGTCCTCGGCGGTGACGGCATCGGCGCCGAGGAAGGCGAAGTCGAAGGTGAACCTCTCCAGTCCCGCCTCGGTGATGGGTCCGATGAATCCCTGGCTGACAGGCCGATAGCGGCCGCCGAGGAGCGTGAACTCCACGCCTTCGAGGTCGGCCATCTGCTGCAGCGAGGTCAGTCCGGAGGACACCACGGACAAGGGTGCCGTGTCGCGGAGTGCGCGCGCGATCTGCGCCGTGGTCGTCCCGGCGTCGAGGAGCACATGCGAACCGGCCGGCACCTGCTTGGCGCACCAGGATCCGATGGCGCGTTTGACCTCGGGGGCTTCATGGGAGCGCTCGGCCAGCGTGGTCTCGGACTCCGTCGGGACGGCGATGACTCCGCCGTAGGTGCGGGCCAGCTCGCCCGAGTCAGTGAGCTTCGCGAGGTCGCGACGGATCGTCGACGCGGTGACCCCGAGCATCTCCGAGAGGGCATCGACGCTCATCTCGCCCTGGGTGCGGGCCAGCTGAAGGATCTCCTCGCGACGTTCGCCAGCGTTCATCTCTCTCCTGATCGGTTGTCGTTGGTCGCCACTGTATCGCGGATCATCGCGCGGATTGCGCAGGGCCGCCTCGGTGAGGGCGCCGAACCCGGACTGTCGGCCGCGCAGACCGCGCAGAGCAGAGACTCAGACGACGGCGAGGGCCGCGGCCTGACGCATCGCCTCACTCATCGACTCGGTGTCGACTCTGCCGGTGCCGGCGATGTCGAAGGCGGTGCCGTGATCGACCGAGGTGCGGATGACGGGCAGTCCGACCGTGATGTTGACGCCGGCGTCGATGCCGAGGACCTTGATGGGCCCGTGCCCCTGGTCGTGGTACATCGCGACGATGAGGTCGTAGTCTCCGCGGCCGGCGAGGAAGAATGCGGTGTCGGCTGACAGCGGTCCGACCGCGTCGATGCCGTCGGCCTGCAGCTGCGTGATCGCCGGAGTGATCTTCTCCTCCTCTTCGCCGTAGCCGAAGAGGCCGTTCTCGCCGGCGTGCGGATTGATCGCGCAGACGCCGATGTGCGGTCGTTCCAGCCCGGCTCGGACGAGGGCGTCGTGGCCGCGGCGGACGGTGCGTTCGACGAGGCCGGGTTCGATCTTCGCCACGGCGTCGATGAGACCGATGTGTGTGGTCACATGGATGACGCGCAGTTTGGGGGAGGAGAGCATCATCGAGACCTCTTCGGTCCCGGTCAGCGAGGCGAGCATCTCGGTGTGCCCGGGATATTTGTGACCGGCGGAGTGGAGGGCCTCCTTATTGAGCGGCGCCGTGCAGATCGCCTGCACCTCACCGGACATCGCCAGCTGTGCGGCGCGTTCGATGTAGCGGAACGCCGCATCGCCGGCGACCGGGGAGAGTTCGCCCCAGGGCAGATCGCCCGGAAGGAGGGCGAGGTCGATGACGTTGATGACCCCGTCGTGCTGCTCGGCCTGGGCCGGGGAGTCGACGCGGCGGATCTCGGCCTCGACGCCGAGCACCTGCGCGGCCTGCTCGAGTCGTGCGGCATCGCCGATGACGACGGGCGCGGCGACGGCGAGGACCGAAGAGTCGAGGCAGGCGGCAATGCAGATCTCGGGGCCGACCCCGGCCCCGTCGCCCATGGTCACTGCGACTGTGGGAAGCGCGTTCATTGGCTCTCCTTCGTGGTTCGCGGCGGTGGCCGCGGTGGTCGTGGTGGGCTCGCCGGAGGTCAGAGCCGCGTGGATGAGAGTGAGGGAATCGGGTCCGCCCTGACCGCCGGGCCGGGTGACGACGGCGGTGAGATCAATCTCGTCGATCGACCTCGCCGAGGTGGCCCCGACCGTGGACAGCACGGCCCCCGGGTGGATCTCTCGGACCGTTTCGATCCGGTCCACGCCGAGGTGGTCGAGGACGGCCCTGGCGGTCTCTCCGCCGGCGGCGGCGAGGGCGACAGGTCCGAATCCGGTGAGAGCGCGGGCGGTGAGTTCGGCGAGGAATCCTGGCAGCGGCCGAGGGTCGACGGAGCCTCCCGCGTCGGTGAGTCGGACGACGAGGTGGGACTCGGTCAGGGCCGCGCGGACGAGTGCGGCGGAATCGTCGAGACGGTGCGGATCGTCTGCCCATGCGGCCACCTCGGCGGCAGGGAAGTCGAGCACACGAGCGTCCGAGTGGTCACACAGGTGAGCGATCTGGGCATCGATGCGTTCC
Protein-coding regions in this window:
- a CDS encoding MFS transporter: MSTPTVEQGRTSTSMQRKVLLGGSIGQFVEFYDFTLYGLSAVILSEYFFPDGDRITGLLVIFATFGVAFVMRPLGGLFFGALGDKVGRRKTLTITIFLVGACTALIGILPGFDTIGWLAPILLILARLGQGFSAGGESVGGPSFVYEHAPVAKRGLWINITLAATALPSVFAGGLILVLSTVMSDASFDSWGWRVPFLLALPLSAVGLWIRSKTDESELFKQTAAERPKEFSPIRESFRENWVGMLQVFFVLGVTALGFYMLSAYFVTYIQTTGDLSREQSLLINAIAMASYTIFLPIAGHLGDRFGRRPMLIAGTILLAVTSVPAFGLVTSGHMGLAFLGQTIFVLALCCYGGGCYTFFCERFSTKTRFTSAAISYNISYAVLGGTAPFVGTWLVDITGVNTAPGYYMAAVAALCLVLIFVTRLPETRGRLG
- a CDS encoding M20 family metallo-hydrolase, with the translated sequence MNHQAAPSSDAAFLADFHFVATIGATDNNGVDRQALTPEDKQTRDWMRGWATDNGFDVRVDAIGNMFACLDFVPEAPYVLIGSHLDSQPLGGRFDGAYGVIAALFAALRVKEELAESGLKPTFNLAVVNWFNEEGGRFAPSIMGSSVYAGLFDLDEMLAVTDLKGTTVAEALGAIGYAGTDPPPEAITYAEIHIEQGRILEREATDIGVVEASWYTQKLDIDVLGEQSHTGATAMADRHDALVAAAKVVLAVAEVVDEFEEEALVSSVGQHVVEPNSPIVVPRRVHMVADLRSSAPAIVQAARDSLKTQIAKIARAHDITINVRDFDIRDKRQFPTEGVELAEKAVANEGLSIRRLETMAGHDSVAMNHRVPAVMMFVPSVDGVSHCEREFTTDDDMLRGVRVLTSVAGELVRGELADVRDGAVWVGSSVAEARA
- a CDS encoding amidase codes for the protein MTANATGPATAPDPTQPWTLSATEALAAFRTKELSPVDYLSSLIGRITSDDERINAVTEVVEEAVTSAREAETFYANATDDDLAEAAASRPLLGLPVIAKEKHAIAGRGLTQGLLHERDTIADNDAAIIARIRAAGGFVHARATSPEFSCATITHSPMWGVTRNPWNLDLSPGGSSGGSGAALAAGFAPLATASDIAGSTRLPAAFTGTVGYKAPYGRIPGAQPLAADWYRGDGPMARTVADAALLAKVMVGVDPSDHATIASPGFLDDFDPAEAADRLRGRKVALCVRLGDFPVGKDIEANTRAVASALESAGADVEEIALPWTAERIFETAFTHFGNLLAPAMRQATRGHEHTLAEYTVRFMDDAEAVAARRSFYDGLAMEAQIQAELASAMDGFDVLVAPTSAVAGLDADASYLDGIWVGADGVGREGGGIGREGGVGQADGTRSAGVGGDTDGVRLDHYWQAHMTMPFNICNRVPIVNVPSGMADCGIPTGVQVIAHPYDDTRAFDVAAAIEQLRPWTGLAPTVQLGSSDR
- a CDS encoding DUF1345 domain-containing protein; protein product: MRPTHSQMITLSDDMRANIAGVPALVVSLVVVFGLDFSPLGSGAWAKGSAAVSPALTGEFITVFLVFWPLFALTYLMWTHVGLNDLDETELIVHARWTLANRRRWWSRWFGMGGAVSWATMAAYVAFIFNIFLVTSGAEDSPVISAVLGLANVIASWAVLVYSFALEFMRLDLSGGGSPDARQLEFDMDAPREFGDYLTFSVLSSTMTAALPGRAVSRMAWRTVRANVIVAFAFNSVVVATLVSMILSYVM
- a CDS encoding lipase family protein; this translates as MSTPTTALPTTSSTRPHRRLRALSAAAIVGLALTLCTTTAPAQAAELVPQTEDEAEEFLDDRAAEDPSTLDRDSVPEDISVEEAQKAVEKTDELTPADVEYAAAQEDLPASGVPGDFYRTPDSLPSADGTVLKQADSDFYLDPVKLIKHDAKSTVFMYKTTDEKGQARAATATLLTPNGASGHADDAVVISPGTQGIADKCAPSRQMGMGTEYEGISVASALAAKHPVVVVDYMGLGTEGTHHFVDRVEEGRSVLDAARAVQQVDGSEIDEDTKLQLRGYSQGGHATTAALELQKEWAPELNIASASAGAVPVDLHTTVSGLSSVYTAFALYGVVGFAEQAGIDTSEFLNEKGQKMVAETADKCTVEALLSTAFTDGESLTKNGESFTDIIDENFTDIVDRQRLGQAEVPNVPLLVNHSRLDDVISFDQGKELASTWCRAGHKVAFEDNLAPTHVGGYIAALPRIEIFTTRTFAGKAPLDSCWRL
- a CDS encoding sulfite exporter TauE/SafE family protein, coding for MEIIQYLIIGIVVLGSACLQGSIGFGLGMITAPVLALLRPDLLPSALLLLATLTSFTAFARERQDVDWKLVGWGALGRLPGIAIGTAAVVLLPDSGLSLMLAVTVLAGAAFSLVGWSPAASHRNMFIASSISGIFGTATSIGGPPISVIMRSLDPSSMRSTMSAYFTLGSVLSLTGLTIGGEVGTRHLIAAAVLLPFMLIGLWLSNFVIRRADRRLLYRLAVGASIVGALLVIVEVARSHLA